The sequence TCCCGACCATGCCTGCAATTTGTTTGGCCACGCGCTGGTCTTTGTATTAATAGCTCGTAAAGATAAATTTCCAAAAACCTAATTGGTTTATTTGTCTGGCATAAAATTTGGCCCCAGCCATGGCAGAAATTTCCGCGCTGCATGAGTGCCGCTATTTAATCGCTGAAAACAATGCCAAAAATCCATTGAGAATAAAGAACAATCGtataaataaaatggaaaactTTCTGCCAGTCAggttgatttttgtttttgccttAAATCGCTCGGTTTCGATTTTTACacaatttttcaatttcatatTGCGGACTTTTCTCGATTTCCAGATTTTCCGCTGATGTCATTGCGCGCCACGAAGTTTTACTATTATTGCCGTTGGTTTTATTGCCGACTAAAGCAAAGTGTGTTGTCATTTATCGATTTTATAGCGACCGCACACGGGTCCCCTGCTCCCCTAACCCCTTACTTCATCGCTTACCCAACGTGTTTCGTGCCTTATCGACTGGCCGTATCTATATGGACAACGCCTCTGTTTGATTTGCACGCATTAAACTGTAATCTGGTCAAGGTTTATATGGATTGTTGTTTTAGTTCTCCCTGCGGGATTGCTAAATGTTTTGTTTATATCCATTTGCCAATTCATCTGGAACCACTCTGCCCTGAAATGATCTCAGTCTCGAAGCGAAAGGCCAATATTTTGATTGATATTCCGATTTTATGACTCAGTTGAGGAATGCACAAATGTGAATGGGCAAGATCAtctgtgtttttgtttgtttgcctttactttaaaaatgtgGAGCACAAGTAggtatattgaaaaatatttgagtaaattaaaattcaatttaccaagACAAAagtgtgtttgaaaatatttcaatgaaatacaattttgaaaaatttaatcaaataaattgaaaatatgatttcaaaattttcaggatttttaaatgtttttttacaaataattttcctaaaataaaataatgtttatttaagaaaatatttgaactaaaataagtaaaatttgtttaaggAATTATTAGGTAAAATATAAGGCAACCAgaaacttttaatttttataagtcTTCTTCTGtaggtttttaaaattaattatctGAAACCCGCAACTTCCCccattataaataaaaacacacacaTTTGAAGTTCGATTCGTTTCATTTTTTATGGCTTCACTTTCGTTTCGTTAGCCTAGTCCAATAAGATTTTTGTGCTAAATGTTTACACATGTAGATTGGTTTTTACAAAGGATAAAATGGACATACGCACATTTATAcaccatttaaaaaataagttaattagAGTTACAACAATATATGTAGGTAGGTTTGTGTGTCGAATGCATAAATGCGAAAATACAGGAAAATCATGATGCAATCATATAACTATGTATTTTTGTTTGAGTGTTACGTGTGTTTTGTGTGttctataaataaacaatatatataaagtTTGTTTACTTCAACACCTCGAAGTTGCCCCTTTCGTTTGgttcaataaatattttttctttaacatgaataaaaaataaagttctGTCAACAGTAGTGGAAAAAACGTTGCGATTTTCCATTTACAACAGTACAtaacatttatatatatttttttttatgtataaATAGATTCATAGTAGGTATATCGTATGTAGTTAGATATATATCAACAATTGCCCAGGTAGCAAGTTTTAGGAGTAAACGTAATAATAACTACagatataaatatacattttaatggtAATAGTTCTCTGTCCGTATCGTTTCATTACTTCACTCTATACCCATAATCCCCATCACACTTTTCATATCCTCCTGTttataacaacaacaactaggGTTACAAATGGCACATACATTTCAGATCAAAAAGCTTATATAAGTAGTATATAGTAGTATCATTGTTTTATGCTcgaaaaacaattaaaaagtATCTCTTCGATGGCGTGAAATTTCATTTCGACGCTTGTAACAAATAATTTCTTCTTCTCTGGCTCTTCTTTGTGGACAACAAAAATACTCAGTATTATTGCTTTAAGGCGGTGCCCggaattacaaaaaaaagaaatccaGGCATCATCAAATGTGGACCACAAGTATTTCGGATCATTGTTAACCATTGTTAAAGCACGACTCCAGAAAAAGTAccaaaaaaacaaatgaatTTCCAAACAATTCCAAATAGTTCCAACGCACTCGTCTCACTCCTTCTTGTTGAGGAAGTGGAGGACGTAGTGCAGTACCAGGTCGTAGCAGTACTTGTACTCGGTCATATTCTCCACTAGTTGAGGACGATGTCGTCGCACAGTCTTCACCGCCTGGAAGACATCGACCTCGCCGTGCTGGATGACCTGCTCGATGCACGCATTCGCGGCACAGTAAACACCGGCACGACTGCGACCATCGGGCGAGACAACGCACACAGGACCGTAGTCGACCTTATTGCGCCAGATCTCGACCATGTTCATCAGATAGACCAGCGAGTTCGTCGAGCTGGGCACCTTGTGGCCCATGGGCCAGCAGGTCAGCTGGAATAGTTGGACGGTTCGGGTCGGGGCCTTGACCCCGGCCATCATTTCGGTTAGGGAGACGATCTTCTTGTTGATCTTGAACTCCCACTGCTTGATGTTCGTATAGCTCTTGGACATCACATAGTGCACGGAGAACACCGGTCCGTACTTCTCCATCTTTGATTTATTGGGCCAGAAGGAGGGGTATTGTTGCGATTGCGAGGGCGGTTGGCATAGGACCACTACGGCCGAGCACTCCTGATCGTAGACCAGGGACCAAAACTCACCCAGAGTGTGCTTCATGGGCCATTCCGTTACAATATACTCCCTGGGCTTGGTATAGCCATCCACAAACACGGAGTTTATGTAGTCGGTGAAGGCGTTACCCTGAAAGGAGGTCAGATAGGGCCTGAAATTATCCGGGGGTACGCAGAGGACATCCCTGTTCTTCTCTCTGTTATCCGCTCTATGACCGCCCGCGCAATCGCCGATGGTGAATCGTGGGGTTTGCTTACATATCTGATCGTATTCCGACTGATACTCGTTCATTTTGGTTCCCGAATTCCTCCTGGCCTTGGCCTTCAAGCGATCCGATAGCTCCGATACGGGAAACCAGGTCTTGCCGCATATAATATGTTCCTCCAGGGTATCGTATATAAACTTGTACTGCTCGACATTCTCCACTAGGCCCTTGCGGGACTGCCTTAGCTTCTTGAGGTAGCCAAAGACATTGAAGcactcctcctcctcggcgaGCTCCAAATTGGCATCTATGGACATATAGACACCCGATCTGCCGCCGCCATCGCTGCAGTGCACCAGGATAGGACCCCGCATATCATCCTCGTCCTTGATGATATTGCCCACCACCAGGCGCACCCTCCTCCGGAACTCCAGCAGGGCATTGGAGAAGGGACACGAGTGGGAGTACCATTCGGTGTAGTGAAACTG is a genomic window of Drosophila suzukii chromosome 2L, CBGP_Dsuzu_IsoJpt1.0, whole genome shotgun sequence containing:
- the Ptp36E gene encoding receptor-type tyrosine-protein phosphatase kappa; the encoded protein is MTAATGGGSGAGSGGKAGKHRSRSSARYDDVEKQQRKSRAIVSIPNTIKLSMLNSGLLSFERIKLEARDENNSLSKTIPNGPIDIRHFLKLCDLRRKFPVLYKLEFQTAAKVESNTCRHALKKNNLEKNQNPKCIPYDYNRVVLEKVGGLQDSDYVNASYVDSLLKPNAYIVTQGPVEETVQAYWRMVWQENISAIVMLTKTFDFAKVMCHQYWPPNMEVHEQYGDIFINIVREEQLANFHIRTFRLYKMNEKQEVTDERLILQFHYTEWYSHSCPFSNALLEFRRRVRLVVGNIIKDEDDMRGPILVHCSDGGGRSGVYMSIDANLELAEEEECFNVFGYLKKLRQSRKGLVENVEQYKFIYDTLEEHIICGKTWFPVSELSDRLKAKARRNSGTKMNEYQSEYDQICKQTPRFTIGDCAGGHRADNREKNRDVLCVPPDNFRPYLTSFQGNAFTDYINSVFVDGYTKPREYIVTEWPMKHTLGEFWSLVYDQECSAVVVLCQPPSQSQQYPSFWPNKSKMEKYGPVFSVHYVMSKSYTNIKQWEFKINKKIVSLTEMMAGVKAPTRTVQLFQLTCWPMGHKVPSSTNSLVYLMNMVEIWRNKVDYGPVCVVSPDGRSRAGVYCAANACIEQVIQHGEVDVFQAVKTVRRHRPQLVENMTEYKYCYDLVLHYVLHFLNKKE